The genomic interval TCGGTGGTCTCACGCACCAGAGAAGAGGTGACCAAAGAACCGTGCATCGCGCTGAACAAGGAGCCACCAAACACACCAGCCACACCCAGCATGTGGAAGGGGTGCATCAGAATGTTGTGCTCAGCCTGGAACACGAACATGAAGTTGAAGGTACCAGAAATACCCAGGGGCATCCCGTCAGAGAAGGAACCTTGACCGATGGGGTACACCAGAAATACCGCAGAAGCAGCTGCCACAGGTGCGCTGTAAGCAACCGCAATCCAGGGGCGCATGCCCAGACGGTAGCTCAGTTCCCATTCCCGTCCCATGTAGCAGAAGACGCCAATCAGGAAGTGCAGCACAATCAGCTGGTAGGGACCACCGTTGTACAGCCATTCGTCGAGGGAAGCGGCTTCCCAGATGGGGTACAGGTGCAAGCCGATCGCATTAGAAGAGGGCACAACTGCGCCGGAGATGATGTTGTTGCCGTACATCAGGGAACCTGCAACAGGTTCCCTGATGCCATCGATGTCCACAGGGGGAGCAGCGATGAAGGCAATCAGGAAGCAGACGGTGGCAGTCAGCAGGGTGGGGATCATCAGGACGCCGAACCAGCCTACATAGAGGCGGTTGTCGGTGCTGGTTACCCAGTTGCAAAACTGACTCCACAGGTTCGCACGCTCGGTGCGTTGTAGTGTCGTTGTCATAGTGTTAATGAGTGCGATGAATGTACAGATTTATGAATGCAGCCGATTCTTAACCAACTGTAATAATCATTGTAGTCGAATCTCAAAATTTGTAAAGTATTGTTTCAAAAATAATTGACCCAGTACAATTCCAATCTGGATTTTCCAGGAATCTTGCTGCGTCTGGTAAAACTCATCCCCTTAAAGTACCTGCGGGCAAGGGGTTTGAGAACTGGGAGTTGGGTATTAAGGGCTAAGAGCGATGTAAAGATTGAACGAATCGATTTTTCAGTATTTTGAAGAATAATCCAGCAAAAAAAGGCACCGCTAGGTGCCTTTTTTTGAATTTCACTTTTTGCTGGGGATTCGGAAAACTAACCGAGTTGTGGCGAAGGGACAAGGATCTCAGTCTTACAGCGATTTTCAGATCAATCAGCCACAGTCTTGTGAAGTGGAGCGTGGGGCTTCGGCTT from Kovacikia minuta CCNUW1 carries:
- the psbA gene encoding photosystem II q(b) protein; translation: MTTTLQRTERANLWSQFCNWVTSTDNRLYVGWFGVLMIPTLLTATVCFLIAFIAAPPVDIDGIREPVAGSLMYGNNIISGAVVPSSNAIGLHLYPIWEAASLDEWLYNGGPYQLIVLHFLIGVFCYMGREWELSYRLGMRPWIAVAYSAPVAAASAVFLVYPIGQGSFSDGMPLGISGTFNFMFVFQAEHNILMHPFHMLGVAGVFGGSLFSAMHGSLVTSSLVRETTENESANYGYKFGQEEETYNIVAAHGYFGRLIFQYASFNNSRALHFFLGAWPVVGIWFTALGISTMAFNLNGFNFNQSIMDSQGRVVGTWADVLNRANLGMEVMHERNAHNFPLDLAAGEATPVALSAPAING